From the genome of Aerococcus sanguinicola:
CTGGAATTTCTTATATACTTAATAACTGATATGCATTTTTATAAAATTTTAATGAGGTGAAGATTTTGAAGAAACGATTGAAATGGGTGCTAGCAGCTTCTAGCCTCTTCTTCTTAGGTGCTTGCTCCAACAGCCCAGAAGCAAGCGTTGAAAAACTGTACGATTCAGCAGGTGAAATGACTAGCTCGCTTAACCATCTCCAAGTAGGTGAAGACAAGTTGCAGGAAGCCTTCGACCATGATATTGCAGCTGATGAAAGTCTAAAAACACTAAGCCAGCGTGGAAGTGAGACTCAACAAAACCTAGCCTATCGGGAGAAAAACTATGAGCAATTGAAAGCAGCCTTCGATGATTTTAGCCAAAGCATGCAGGCCTTAGAAGAAGGCAAGAATTCATCTGATGAGGCGGCCTATGCCCATACCGATGTGGCCGAACCTGCCCAGACTGTCATTGACAACCTATCCGCCTATCTCGACAGCTACCGGCAGATGCTCGATAAGGAGACGGACTATTACCAGTCGCTAAAATCTGAAGACGCCAATTTTGAGACCTTCCAGGGCGGAATGAAGGAAATTAATCAATTCCACAGCCAGGCCCAAGACAAGCTAAGGGCTAGCGAAGATGCCTTAGAAGCCCTCAACCAATTAAGCGAACAAAGAAAGGAGGCCGACAATGGCAAATAGAGGCCCACAAAATAAGAAAAAACAAGTCAGAAAAAGCAAAAGCAGCACCTGGAAGATCATCACAGCTGGTCTTTTAGGACTGGTTGTCGTCGCCCTCTTAGGGATCTTTTTCTTCCGCAATGTCTTCTCCTCTGCTGGTAACACCGACTATCAGAAGGCAGATGTCAGCACAACTGATCTAGAAATTTATGACCAAAAGCTGATTGGACGTCCAGCTACCCTCCCCTCCCGTTTCTATGTGGATAGTGGCGTTGACATTGCCTATCCTAAAGAAGGGGTGAAAGGGATCTACCTGTCAGCAACTGGCATGGGGACGCCCCAGCTCCTCCAAGACAATATTAACTTAATCGACAATAGCGGTTTAAATTCCGTCGTTATTGATGTCAAATCAGACTGGGGCTCAATCACAACCCCTCTGGAATCCGATAATCCTTTGATTGGTAAATTCCTTGACCAAACCTTCGATGTCAAAGAAATGATGAAAATTTTTGAAGAGAAGCAAATCTATCCCATTGCTCGGATCACCACCTTCAAGGACACCTTTGCAGCTGAAGAACACCCTGAATGGAGTTTCAAACGATCTAACGGTGAGATTTGGAAGGACGCCAGCGGGCAAACCTTCCTGAACCCTTACAATAAGGAAACCTGGGACTACATTGTGGATGTCGCTCAGGCCGCAGCCAAGGCTGGCTTCAAGGACATCCAATT
Proteins encoded in this window:
- a CDS encoding YkyA family protein; translated protein: MKKRLKWVLAASSLFFLGACSNSPEASVEKLYDSAGEMTSSLNHLQVGEDKLQEAFDHDIAADESLKTLSQRGSETQQNLAYREKNYEQLKAAFDDFSQSMQALEEGKNSSDEAAYAHTDVAEPAQTVIDNLSAYLDSYRQMLDKETDYYQSLKSEDANFETFQGGMKEINQFHSQAQDKLRASEDALEALNQLSEQRKEADNGK
- a CDS encoding putative glycoside hydrolase codes for the protein MANRGPQNKKKQVRKSKSSTWKIITAGLLGLVVVALLGIFFFRNVFSSAGNTDYQKADVSTTDLEIYDQKLIGRPATLPSRFYVDSGVDIAYPKEGVKGIYLSATGMGTPQLLQDNINLIDNSGLNSVVIDVKSDWGSITTPLESDNPLIGKFLDQTFDVKEMMKIFEEKQIYPIARITTFKDTFAAEEHPEWSFKRSNGEIWKDASGQTFLNPYNKETWDYIVDVAQAAAKAGFKDIQFDYVRFPEGFETFGTSLEYDMGDYAEYGKDSIEARQKAITDFLAYAHDALQPYGVNVSADIFGYVTTTGSAPGIGQNYHDIAEQVDAISAMIYPSHWNNGDFGLAAPDLEPYKVVDIYTQAELDQLEAVQDKPIVRPWLQAFTASYLGSGNYKEYDAQAYQDQIDALAKHGVNEYLFWNAANEYNPNVDYK